CACTGTTCCCTGGCTATCTCCATGGCAGGTCCATGGCAGGCGCACCCTGCACGCGATCCTCAGCCTTGGGCCCCTCGCCTGTGTTATCATCCCATTTGCTAAATCTCCGCATTCCTGCATTCGAGTCATACACATTGTCTGCGCAGATTACCATTCTCTAGCCGTTTCCTTGACCTGTCCCGTCCTATTCTTACCCGAGGTTTTCCTTTTGAGCTGATCGACTTTCTTCGTGTATAATAGCTTCCCTAATACATACGTGCTTCACAATTTACTTTCAAGTCGCTGTGAAACTTACTTGTATGCTGTAGGGGTGATGCAGTAGACTCCATTCCTGCATTGATATGTAGTCTAGTCAAATCGATCCACATGTAGCGTGCATTGTCATGCCACTGTAATGATCGACTGGTCCACCTTCATCCTGCATGGATCAAACACAAGGAACTAAATGCAATTCTGAAGCAGTTCCCACTAGATAGTCGTTGGAGTATTGTACTTTACAGTgagaagaatagaagaaTGCAGGTACTCTTATTTTCTCATCTGAGACCCTAAGGTCAAGGTAGGACAAAATTAGCCAATAGAGAATTCGGAATCAATTTGGGGTCGCAACGCGTCGAACtcctccttgatgatgagaggatgaagaagctgcgCTGGCGGAGTCCCAGTCCAAAGCTATGAGTTTGGGGTAGAGGTAGGGATGGGGGGGGAAAGGTGGAAGGTGGAAGGCCTTGTGTGAAATAGGTTCTTCAGGGACATGCATGCGCGTTCGCAAGGGAATGCTAAACGCCAAAATTTTGGTGGGGATGGTTATCCTTGAGTGGAATATAACCTGCTACTTCTAgtagaccttcttcttctcgtccatgCTCAGTTGACCGGGACCCATGTTgaccaggagaaggagaccgCCACTGTTATAGTGGTTAGGACACGAGTACTTGTGGGGATAAGGAAAACAGAAACCTACACAATGGATAGAATCTGGAAAAAGTCGTACTTGGCAAAGTCCTTGTGGGGGTGGTGGGGGTGCAGCTGAGAGTGAGTCAGTTACGAGCTTTATCCGTCGCGTAGGGAAATGAACGTACAGTCCAGAAGTTATTAACGAGGACGTTGAAGACACTCAACAAAACCACGAGAATGATCGCGCTCCACTTGGCTTTGAAACCAACAATGACCATAACACACGCAACGAAACCGAACAGGCTGACCAGCACGCGCCACAAGCTCCATTGGCCGGAGAAGACAAATCcaacgaagaggaaaatcaGCAGCACACGACCAGCAAATTGGACGTACATCTTGCGGTCCTTTTCATCCAATTGGGGCAATCCGGCTGGGACGAACTTCTTGCGGACCCACGAGTCGGAGAGAACCATGAGCAGACCGCCGACGACGCTGAGATtgcgcaagaagaagttgAGATCAAAGATGAGACCATAACCGAGACCTTGTGTGACGACAACTCCGAGCAGGCCGGCGACGGCGATCTCAGTGTGCCGGCGGGTGATGACCAGGAACGAGCAGACGGACATTGCAATGACGTTAAGGATGAGGAACGTGTGCGTGATACCCCAGGGAACTGGACAAAGAATATCGTGTGAGAGATCTGTCGCAGAGCTGTATTGAAATGGCGAATCAGGGACGCTTACTTTTCCGGTATTCACGGAGGTATACGAGCTGATCGCTCCATTGTGTGATAATACGTAAGCTGTCCTCGATGAAGGTGACCACAATAAGGAAACGGCCAATAGCAGGAAGATAGCTAGCAATCAAGACGACACAATGTCAGTAATGGGTCTGGAATAAGGCTCCGGCTTGTTCGCCCTTGTTTGTATACTTCATCCCTTCTCGCGGACAAGGTGGAATTGGACAACGTACGGCTTTACAGGATCCGAGATTGTATCCAACCAGTCTTCAATCTTGCTTGTCTGTTCCCGAATAGCGTCCAAAGGACTCGGGTCGCTCGTCGCGTCTGCTCGTCCAGGTCCTACGAAGGGGTTCTGGTGACCGAGGTTGTAACCCGCAGTGCCGCGAATCTGCGCCATGGCGGGATAATGAATCGGTGGAAGGGGACGGAATAATCACTTCAGACGAACGTCAATATCAGTAAACAGTCGATAGGCTTGCGCAAAAAAGAGGGTAAATTCAACGAAACTCCGGAGCAGAATTCATAAGGAtccgaggaggaggaggaggcggcggcgggcaGAGTAGTAATGGTgagcgtactccgtagaaggAAACAAATTACAAAGCGAGGGAGGCCAGCAAAACAGGGGAAACAGGAGTAGGATAGATCACAAACCTTTCGATGATAAAAGGGATACGTCGAGAGGAATCTATCCGAAAGGGACAATCAATAAGAAGCAAGTCAATAATAAATCGTAAGCAGAAAGGGGAGAAGACTTGGAGAAATAATAAGAACGACTTGACCTCTTGCTGTTCCTTTTGATGCTCTTGTTCTGCTCACTTCGTTCAGTTCAGGCCACGATGACCGAAACTCGCCTCTAGTCCTATTTGGGAACGGTTGCCAAGGCCCACCTCCCCTGCGTGCCCCAGTGACGACATCACGTTTCTCTATTGTTTCTGCATACAAGAGTATTCATCTGATGGCTGCTCACTTAAAATGCTCT
The DNA window shown above is from Aspergillus fumigatus Af293 chromosome 1, whole genome shotgun sequence and carries:
- a CDS encoding protein ERV29 — its product is MAQIRGTAGYNLGHQNPFVGPGRADATSDPSPLDAIREQTSKIEDWLDTISDPVKPYLPAIGRFLIVVTFIEDSLRIITQWSDQLVYLREYRKIPWGITHTFLILNVIAMSVCSFLVITRRHTEIAVAGLLGVVVTQGLGYGLIFDLNFFLRNLSVVGGLLMVLSDSWVRKKFVPAGLPQLDEKDRKMYVQFAGRVLLIFLFVGFVFSGQWSLWRVLVSLFGFVACVMVIVGFKAKWSAIILVVLLSVFNVLVNNFWTLHPHHPHKDFAKYDFFQILSIVGGLLLLVNMGPGQLSMDEKKKVY